In Sulfuracidifex metallicus DSM 6482 = JCM 9184, a single window of DNA contains:
- a CDS encoding metal-dependent hydrolase encodes MNLHTHITFALAISLVLFHGNLELAILVGIGAALPDLDREYVFTSRAIFSRFQLHRALFHNLFFAGIILFFNQYLGLGVLLHMALDLLTSPTDRGIELLFPFGRFIKNFKIDYEGNIKRSKSFMWLLEDPIVLINRTSDIGLRESKGMPWLRVYGPFKNSRLADWTIFYTSFIFIQLFEANNLIGWWEDFIKILFLKYTFITIGIILFYGVGEVWRKRLQFIRLTNFAKAIIAGTMTLGVALLIFQGLELYDPFHLNSYFLIKATALAFLSFILGILIAAIHLRLKFKEIVM; translated from the coding sequence ATGAATCTGCATACGCATATAACGTTTGCCTTAGCAATATCACTTGTATTATTTCATGGCAACCTTGAATTAGCTATACTAGTAGGAATAGGTGCAGCCTTACCAGACTTAGATAGGGAATATGTTTTTACGAGTAGGGCTATATTTTCTAGGTTTCAATTACATCGAGCTTTATTTCATAATCTGTTTTTTGCTGGAATAATTTTATTTTTTAATCAATATCTAGGACTTGGTGTATTACTTCATATGGCTCTAGACCTTTTAACATCTCCTACTGATAGGGGTATAGAATTATTATTTCCTTTTGGAAGATTTATAAAAAATTTTAAAATAGATTATGAAGGAAATATAAAACGATCTAAAAGTTTCATGTGGCTATTAGAAGATCCTATTGTACTAATTAATAGAACGTCTGATATTGGATTAAGGGAGTCCAAGGGAATGCCATGGCTTAGAGTATACGGACCATTTAAGAACAGTAGACTAGCCGATTGGACTATTTTCTATACTAGTTTCATTTTTATTCAATTATTTGAAGCTAATAATTTGATTGGATGGTGGGAAGACTTCATTAAAATACTTTTTCTAAAATACACTTTTATTACTATAGGAATAATTTTGTTCTATGGAGTTGGAGAAGTATGGAGAAAAAGACTACAATTTATTAGGCTAACTAATTTCGCTAAGGCCATAATTGCAGGAACCATGACTTTAGGTGTAGCTTTATTAATATTTCAGGGACTGGAATTATATGATCCGTTTCATTTGAATAGTTATTTTTTGATTAAAGCTACTGCGTTAGCTTTCCTTTCCTTTATTTTAGGGATACTGATAGCAGCAATACATTTAAGGTTAAAATTTAAAGAAATAGTAATGTAA
- a CDS encoding energy-coupling factor transporter transmembrane protein EcfT: protein MITYHLLSILYSNPITDNILSWFFYLFGITFPIYALIGLIGIKGFLAITRYEKGDSFLYRLNPVTKLTLGLVVMIIASITIWWVGAILTVIGLGLYLTLNNGKRKFLLGLYLAFSSIIGTSWGLAGFTPPDILHLAFGNYNPVVIWVWPSYFAVMGYVHFMTLQAMEYAFQVSMRTTPIFIYSLILVMTSTPSQIVRALSKVKIPIEVIFSLVIAMRSLPRIFEAMDTSVKMQFIKGRGYNSSKFTMPIYTLIGAFYAMVPTMIYLLRGAKYTQISADTRAFRAYKDRTYLNDIKFTESDYVIMGVLLAGIILALFAITMGYGRGIPYVGY, encoded by the coding sequence TTGATAACCTATCATCTCCTGTCTATTCTCTATAGCAATCCGATTACTGATAACATACTTAGTTGGTTCTTTTATCTCTTCGGTATTACGTTTCCAATTTATGCCTTGATAGGCTTGATAGGAATAAAAGGCTTTCTCGCCATAACTAGATATGAGAAGGGAGATTCTTTTCTGTATAGACTAAATCCAGTCACTAAGTTAACATTGGGATTAGTTGTCATGATCATAGCCTCAATAACCATCTGGTGGGTAGGAGCTATTTTGACGGTTATAGGCTTAGGGTTATACCTTACATTAAACAACGGAAAAAGAAAGTTTCTCCTTGGGCTCTATCTAGCATTCTCTTCTATTATAGGAACATCTTGGGGACTTGCTGGATTTACTCCTCCAGACATACTTCATTTAGCCTTTGGTAATTACAATCCAGTTGTAATCTGGGTTTGGCCTTCATATTTCGCAGTTATGGGTTACGTCCACTTCATGACTCTACAAGCAATGGAGTACGCGTTTCAGGTTTCGATGAGGACTACGCCAATATTCATTTATTCGCTGATTCTAGTGATGACCTCAACTCCTTCACAAATAGTGAGGGCTTTGAGCAAGGTAAAAATACCTATAGAAGTAATCTTCTCTCTAGTCATCGCAATGAGAAGTCTACCAAGGATATTTGAGGCCATGGATACATCGGTTAAAATGCAGTTCATAAAGGGGAGAGGATACAACTCTTCTAAGTTTACTATGCCTATATATACCTTAATTGGAGCATTCTACGCTATGGTACCTACCATGATATACCTGCTTAGAGGAGCCAAGTACACTCAAATATCTGCTGACACTAGAGCGTTTAGGGCATACAAGGATAGAACTTATCTTAACGACATAAAGTTCACCGAGTCAGATTACGTTATTATGGGAGTTCTTTTGGCAGGCATAATTCTAGCGTTATTTGCCATAACTATGGGTTACGGAAGAGGAATACCATACGTAGGATATTGA
- a CDS encoding ATP-binding cassette domain-containing protein, producing the protein MKVIEVKDLSFTYLNSQRPAIEVDEFSIDEGESILITGKSGEGKSTFISCLNGVIPHMTNGELKGEVRIMGMELKSTPMHKLSSIVGTVLQDPEAQTINYTVEEEVAFGPENLKLPPEEIRERINESLEITGISSLRNEVIYNLSGGELQRTVIASILAMRPKILIFDEPTSNIDPEGTNRIFSMIEEMRGKKTIIIVEHKVERVLKFVDRVIMIEKGKIKFDVRKDELLDHVDEMLNNGIDIPEHFVYAKKMGIRSTDVFEVKKRLIETGNHVGPYERDPVSGELVMEAWANVASKEGRELVNASVKLRKGEVYSLMGMNGAGKSTFLKSIVGFLDKDVKVESKVVVDGEDLSRTPLPKRGLKIAYLPQEFDLSLITSTVFKEIAFPLKVKKVKDWNSRAKEIMEAFNLTKYANKDPLTLSMGQRRRVAMASSVASGAKIILMDEPTSGQDFFHKELLGKEIMEMRRKGYSFMIVTHDARFAYRYSDRIGLLYKGRMVLEGTPEEVFLKSADYGLDPPSDYLLRCRP; encoded by the coding sequence ATGAAAGTAATAGAAGTCAAAGATCTTTCTTTTACTTATTTGAATTCACAACGGCCTGCAATTGAGGTGGACGAGTTCTCAATAGACGAAGGGGAAAGCATACTTATAACTGGAAAATCAGGAGAAGGAAAATCAACTTTCATAAGTTGTTTGAACGGGGTAATACCCCACATGACTAACGGTGAGCTAAAGGGAGAAGTAAGGATTATGGGAATGGAACTTAAGTCCACTCCTATGCATAAACTCTCATCTATTGTTGGAACGGTTCTTCAAGACCCTGAGGCGCAGACAATAAATTACACAGTAGAGGAGGAAGTAGCATTTGGTCCCGAGAACCTAAAATTACCTCCAGAGGAAATAAGAGAAAGAATTAATGAATCCCTAGAAATAACTGGAATATCTTCCCTTAGAAATGAGGTAATTTACAACCTTTCTGGAGGTGAACTACAGAGAACCGTAATAGCTAGTATACTAGCTATGAGACCTAAGATCCTAATATTCGACGAGCCAACCTCCAATATAGATCCAGAAGGAACAAATAGAATTTTTAGTATGATCGAGGAGATGAGAGGCAAGAAGACTATCATCATTGTAGAACACAAGGTTGAGAGAGTGTTAAAGTTCGTAGACAGAGTAATCATGATAGAAAAGGGCAAGATCAAATTTGACGTTAGAAAAGACGAGCTTTTAGATCATGTGGATGAAATGTTGAATAACGGAATTGATATACCAGAACATTTCGTATATGCTAAGAAAATGGGTATAAGGTCAACTGACGTATTCGAAGTAAAGAAGAGACTGATCGAGACTGGAAACCACGTTGGTCCATATGAGAGGGATCCAGTTTCAGGAGAGTTGGTGATGGAAGCTTGGGCAAATGTCGCATCAAAGGAGGGAAGGGAACTTGTAAATGCATCAGTGAAGTTGAGGAAAGGAGAAGTGTATTCCTTGATGGGAATGAACGGTGCTGGAAAGTCTACTTTTCTAAAATCGATCGTAGGTTTCCTAGATAAAGACGTTAAGGTAGAGTCAAAGGTTGTAGTTGATGGAGAAGATCTAAGCAGGACACCCTTACCAAAGAGGGGATTGAAAATAGCTTATTTACCTCAGGAGTTCGACCTATCCCTAATTACGAGTACAGTTTTCAAGGAAATAGCCTTTCCCTTGAAAGTGAAAAAGGTTAAGGACTGGAACTCAAGGGCAAAGGAAATAATGGAGGCTTTCAATTTGACAAAATATGCAAACAAGGATCCTTTAACTCTCAGTATGGGACAGAGGAGGAGAGTAGCGATGGCTTCTTCTGTAGCGTCTGGAGCTAAGATAATATTAATGGATGAGCCTACCTCTGGTCAAGACTTCTTCCACAAAGAACTTCTAGGGAAGGAGATAATGGAGATGAGAAGAAAAGGATACTCGTTCATGATTGTTACCCATGACGCAAGATTTGCATATCGTTATTCAGATAGGATAGGTTTACTTTATAAGGGTAGGATGGTTCTGGAGGGAACGCCTGAGGAAGTTTTCCTTAAGTCGGCAGATTATGGCCTAGATCCTCCATCAGATTATCTTTTAAGGTGCAGACCTTGA
- a CDS encoding MFS transporter, which produces MNRTITLAIVSIGTLMAAVDTTIVLLALPSLTISLHTDLYHTIWVLLSYLLVLSVLSTQAGRIGDILGRSRVYNAGFVIFTLASLMCGLSNEVYELILFRLIQAVGGAFLTANSYAIIADNFPPNERGKAYGITTVGWNVGALLGIVLGGVLTTLVGWQYIFFINVPIGIVAVVLGIRNLKDLNKVKTSLDIPGTVLLGISLTLISVGSILIASNGVNLYETISIFAGLLILPFFVLNEMRVKSPIINVNLFREKLLSFSLMASFLQGIGGLSITFLLIMYLQGVRGLTPLDSSLFLTPGYLLASILSPFMGKIADRGNPGKVAGVGLIFIFASLMVYYFFLTPSSPLFFILLTTAITGIGSSMFWPSNATAIMFSAPKQYYGSVSGVSRTLGSIGTTLSYVLSITVATLSIPRYVAFEIFLGTNVLNGKVDNVFVSGLHVAFLVSAIIILAASIFSVLGGRTKEKRREEKVMVKP; this is translated from the coding sequence ATGAACAGGACAATCACGCTAGCTATAGTCTCAATAGGAACCCTTATGGCAGCTGTAGATACTACAATAGTGCTGTTAGCGTTACCGTCATTGACAATATCTCTCCATACTGATCTATATCATACTATCTGGGTTTTACTTAGCTATTTGTTAGTGCTTTCTGTTCTGTCTACTCAAGCGGGAAGGATAGGCGATATCTTGGGAAGATCGAGAGTATATAATGCTGGCTTCGTCATTTTCACTTTAGCCTCTCTTATGTGCGGTCTCTCGAATGAAGTTTATGAGTTAATATTGTTTAGGCTGATTCAGGCGGTTGGAGGTGCGTTTCTGACCGCAAATAGCTATGCAATAATAGCAGACAACTTCCCTCCTAATGAGAGGGGAAAAGCTTACGGCATAACTACCGTAGGGTGGAATGTTGGAGCGTTACTTGGCATAGTCCTCGGTGGAGTACTAACTACCTTGGTAGGTTGGCAATATATTTTCTTCATAAACGTTCCAATAGGAATTGTTGCAGTAGTACTGGGAATAAGGAATTTGAAGGATTTGAACAAGGTTAAGACTTCTCTAGATATTCCAGGGACGGTATTGCTTGGGATTTCCTTGACTTTGATTTCCGTTGGGTCTATACTCATTGCCAGTAACGGAGTGAACTTATACGAGACTATCTCAATATTTGCTGGATTATTGATACTTCCCTTCTTCGTGTTAAACGAAATGAGGGTTAAGAGTCCCATCATAAACGTTAATCTATTCAGAGAGAAGTTACTGTCCTTTTCGCTTATGGCAAGCTTTCTGCAAGGAATAGGCGGACTTTCAATTACATTTCTGCTTATAATGTATCTTCAGGGAGTTAGAGGGCTTACACCGTTGGATTCTTCCCTATTCTTAACTCCGGGTTACTTACTAGCGAGCATATTGTCTCCCTTCATGGGAAAAATAGCTGATAGGGGAAATCCAGGGAAGGTAGCTGGAGTAGGTTTAATTTTCATTTTCGCTTCCTTAATGGTGTATTACTTCTTTCTGACGCCCAGTTCACCTTTGTTCTTTATTTTGTTGACAACGGCTATAACTGGGATAGGCTCTTCAATGTTTTGGCCTTCAAACGCTACAGCTATTATGTTCAGTGCGCCGAAGCAATATTATGGTTCAGTTTCAGGCGTATCTAGAACGCTAGGAAGTATTGGCACAACCCTAAGTTACGTCTTAAGCATAACGGTTGCGACTCTGTCCATACCTAGATATGTTGCATTCGAAATATTTCTAGGGACTAATGTATTAAACGGAAAAGTAGATAACGTATTCGTTTCAGGCTTACATGTAGCCTTTCTAGTTTCAGCTATAATTATATTGGCTGCTTCCATATTCTCAGTGCTGGGAGGAAGGACAAAGGAAAAGAGGAGAGAAGAGAAGGTTATGGTGAAACCTTAG
- a CDS encoding lycopene cyclase domain-containing protein: MEFNIFLPHLAYVEIDSMIFFPTLLISILFKVRRYYKSLAFSIGIVAPLYVIWDFLATLKDSWSFNPKWILGIRIVDLPIEEVFFFIVTPFATLLIYDFVRTKISDREVNWITRELMILIALFLLAIDVFLTEYSYTFIVLIYLSSSILLVEFLDPEMFRSRNYWIFLGLTYIPFLIFDYFLTSLPVVVYGPHSILGVRIFAIPIEDAIYSFSMMNFYTVFYRKGVKVWNSA, translated from the coding sequence TTGGAATTTAATATCTTTCTACCGCATTTAGCCTACGTCGAAATTGATTCAATGATATTTTTCCCTACCTTGCTAATATCAATCCTTTTCAAGGTCAGAAGATATTATAAGTCATTAGCATTCTCTATAGGGATAGTTGCCCCTCTTTACGTAATATGGGACTTCTTAGCTACTCTTAAGGACTCTTGGAGTTTCAATCCTAAGTGGATCTTAGGTATTCGAATTGTTGATCTTCCCATAGAGGAGGTATTTTTCTTCATTGTTACGCCGTTTGCTACCCTCTTAATATACGATTTTGTAAGAACTAAGATAAGTGACAGGGAAGTGAATTGGATTACAAGAGAATTGATGATATTAATAGCCTTGTTTCTTCTCGCAATAGATGTATTTTTGACGGAGTACTCATATACCTTCATAGTATTGATTTATTTATCATCGTCAATTCTGCTTGTTGAGTTCCTCGATCCTGAAATGTTCAGATCCAGGAACTATTGGATATTCCTTGGATTAACATATATTCCTTTTTTGATCTTTGACTATTTCCTGACGTCATTGCCGGTGGTTGTTTATGGTCCTCATTCAATTCTAGGGGTTAGAATATTCGCAATTCCAATTGAGGATGCAATATACTCCTTTTCAATGATGAATTTCTATACTGTATTTTATAGAAAAGGTGTAAAGGTTTGGAATTCCGCATGA
- a CDS encoding phytoene/squalene synthase family protein produces the protein MKDQLNSIFKKGSITYYNSTFLFPREIRRDVTKLYAFVRVFDDLVDSVPQKVKEFYSLRELYYKELDNGSSGDVVLSNFVEMMRRRGIKEEWVEAFLNSMESDLKKKVYYTIDETLGYMWGSAEVVGLMMMKVLNLRDEATYHARMLGRAMQYLNFIRDVKEDMEMGRQYLPVNEMKEFKVSSLLECNEAFKEFMRFNLKRYFFFQKEAERGYHMIPSRYLIAVKTAGDMYKWTARRIMADPCVVNRMKVKPKRRRVLARGLYNFLGVPIWNLISFYRI, from the coding sequence ATGAAGGATCAGCTTAACAGCATTTTCAAGAAGGGCAGCATAACTTACTATAACAGCACGTTTCTTTTCCCTCGAGAGATTAGGAGAGATGTGACGAAACTTTATGCTTTCGTTAGGGTTTTTGATGATCTAGTTGACTCCGTTCCGCAAAAGGTTAAAGAATTTTACTCACTCAGAGAATTATATTATAAGGAACTTGATAACGGTTCTAGTGGAGACGTAGTATTATCAAATTTCGTTGAGATGATGAGGAGAAGAGGAATTAAAGAGGAATGGGTTGAGGCATTCTTAAACTCTATGGAGAGTGACTTAAAGAAGAAAGTATACTATACAATAGACGAGACCTTAGGCTACATGTGGGGATCTGCAGAGGTAGTGGGTCTTATGATGATGAAAGTACTTAACTTAAGGGATGAAGCTACATACCACGCTAGAATGTTAGGTAGAGCAATGCAATATCTAAACTTCATTAGAGACGTGAAAGAGGACATGGAAATGGGAAGACAATATTTGCCTGTTAACGAAATGAAGGAATTCAAGGTTTCAAGTCTGCTAGAGTGCAACGAAGCTTTCAAGGAATTCATGAGATTTAACCTCAAAAGGTATTTCTTCTTTCAAAAGGAAGCCGAAAGGGGATATCATATGATACCTAGTAGATATTTGATTGCAGTAAAAACTGCTGGCGATATGTACAAGTGGACCGCAAGGAGGATAATGGCCGATCCTTGTGTGGTCAATAGAATGAAGGTAAAACCTAAAAGGAGAAGAGTGCTAGCTCGAGGTTTATATAATTTCTTGGGTGTACCTATTTGGAATTTAATATCTTTCTACCGCATTTAG
- a CDS encoding porin — MLETLELTAIGILSFFGMEFLARFLHKYVMHGALWFLHEDHHRKKQAELEKNDAFGIIFAGIAILLIVEWLRTGNPLPFAVAVGMTAYGAAYAFVHDMIIHDRHLHLRSWGLRHQPFRELILVHDVHHRDGRGNWGFLLVIRGIDKIPEEARQKA; from the coding sequence ATGTTAGAAACGTTAGAGCTCACTGCAATCGGAATCCTCTCCTTCTTCGGAATGGAATTCTTAGCCAGATTTCTTCATAAGTATGTAATGCACGGAGCTCTTTGGTTCCTACACGAGGATCATCATAGAAAGAAACAAGCTGAACTTGAAAAGAACGATGCATTTGGAATAATTTTCGCGGGCATTGCAATACTCTTGATTGTTGAGTGGTTAAGAACTGGAAATCCGCTTCCTTTTGCAGTAGCTGTAGGAATGACAGCTTACGGTGCTGCTTATGCTTTTGTGCACGATATGATAATACACGACAGACATTTACATTTACGTTCTTGGGGTTTAAGACACCAACCCTTTAGGGAGTTAATACTTGTTCACGACGTACATCATCGTGATGGGAGAGGAAATTGGGGTTTCCTTCTGGTAATAAGAGGAATAGATAAGATACCGGAGGAAGCGAGGCAAAAGGCATGA
- a CDS encoding NAD(P)/FAD-dependent oxidoreductase yields the protein MKVVIVGAGIGGLSTALYLRKKGEEVTIIEKLDQPGGRARSFSHEEFSFDMGPSWYLMAEVFEKFFHEVGEEPPQIMKVNPLFSLYTGKLNILERSEEFNHDLSQFKDFESYLEDTQFMYSLAMEKFLFKEMKFSDFLDPAIISNLKRFPIFTSLDSFNRRYFSDDFLLKALGFSSVFLGGSPFNTPAVYAMVNYAIYGKGVYYPKGGFAGYVTKLFEACKKSGVQFKFNHEVDKIDVDNDKVISVRSGEDVERGDVFIFNMDYHYADTLLPMEYTMRGESYWERRKLSPSAVLAYVGVEGEVNAPHHGIFINGNWKLHFDSISKGNEPDPENMSYYVSYRKATDSSLKGKDLVFLIPVSPGLLLPNYQDYVRKVIDDFKAKTRSSFHIKYEKVYRAVNFEEDYNAYKGSAFGLSHTLDQTGPFRLPMKNRKLSNLFYVGQYTQPGIGVPMVTISAMILGDKILNWSKK from the coding sequence ATGAAAGTAGTAATAGTAGGAGCTGGAATAGGGGGACTTTCAACTGCACTTTATTTAAGAAAGAAGGGAGAGGAAGTAACTATAATAGAAAAGTTGGATCAGCCAGGTGGAAGGGCTAGAAGCTTCTCACATGAGGAATTCTCATTTGACATGGGACCATCATGGTACTTGATGGCTGAAGTCTTCGAAAAATTCTTCCATGAGGTAGGAGAAGAACCTCCTCAAATAATGAAAGTTAACCCTTTATTTTCCTTATATACGGGGAAGTTAAACATTCTAGAGAGAAGCGAGGAATTTAATCATGACCTTTCTCAGTTTAAGGACTTTGAAAGCTACTTGGAAGACACTCAATTCATGTATTCTCTGGCTATGGAGAAATTCCTATTTAAAGAGATGAAATTTTCGGATTTCCTCGATCCAGCAATAATAAGCAACTTAAAGAGGTTTCCAATATTTACCAGCTTAGATTCATTTAACAGGAGATATTTCTCCGACGATTTTCTATTGAAGGCTTTAGGTTTCTCCTCAGTTTTTCTTGGCGGTTCTCCTTTCAACACCCCAGCAGTTTATGCAATGGTAAATTATGCAATATACGGAAAGGGAGTTTACTACCCCAAAGGAGGATTTGCAGGATACGTAACTAAACTATTTGAAGCTTGTAAGAAGTCTGGAGTTCAATTCAAGTTCAATCATGAGGTAGATAAGATAGACGTAGATAACGATAAGGTCATTTCTGTTAGATCAGGTGAAGACGTGGAAAGAGGAGACGTGTTCATATTTAACATGGATTATCATTACGCTGATACTCTGCTCCCTATGGAATACACAATGAGGGGAGAATCCTACTGGGAGAGAAGAAAACTTTCTCCATCTGCAGTCTTAGCTTATGTTGGAGTTGAAGGAGAAGTTAATGCTCCACATCACGGAATCTTCATCAACGGAAATTGGAAATTACACTTTGATTCAATTTCTAAGGGAAATGAACCTGACCCTGAAAATATGTCTTACTACGTAAGTTATAGGAAAGCTACTGACAGCTCTTTGAAGGGAAAGGACTTGGTATTTCTTATACCAGTTTCTCCTGGACTTTTACTTCCAAATTATCAAGATTATGTCAGGAAAGTAATTGATGATTTCAAAGCAAAGACTAGAAGTAGCTTCCATATAAAATACGAAAAGGTATATAGAGCCGTGAACTTCGAAGAGGATTATAACGCATATAAGGGGTCTGCCTTCGGATTATCTCATACTTTAGATCAGACAGGTCCGTTTAGACTTCCTATGAAAAACAGAAAACTATCTAATTTGTTCTATGTTGGTCAATACACCCAGCCTGGAATAGGAGTTCCTATGGTAACTATATCTGCCATGATCCTAGGAGATAAAATATTAAACTGGTCTAAAAAATAG
- a CDS encoding APC family permease: MGENSVFTRESSGLIKDVNGIDAVMLNLGNMSAGVALYISISPFIPQGGIIWIAAIIGLILTLPQAYIYSYLSGKIARTGGDYVWISRTFNGFLGTTMAFALMIESTAYFALIAFFFSQAIGSVLSTIGRMDGITSLVSISNTLSAPVYSYLLGAMIFGIAIGFNILKAKWGYALVTVSGLIAMAATIIAMVVLAMNLGDFHTAISKFISVEGITPPSNYASSVAPFSLVATIGILPIIAIFTYPWMQATPAVAAEVKKVKFVKYGVFVPLLITGALVTLGFFLMYQAGGYAFTNYEFINNGFTYTFWTVAIGLTNNLPLQLFMGIGLLMWEFSILAYGVVVFARYIFAMAFDRVFPEIFTRLNKGGSPVYTHAFDLALTLGLLVFPVVSISGATSLYGAIVIGMVYFMVVSIAALLYGSKNKAPALIVASVIEIAYFLFLTYEAVTNPTFSFVNSNGTPNPITLAFVILSFVIGALIFLASKFYNKKRGVDIDLAYKEIPPE, encoded by the coding sequence ATGGGAGAAAATTCAGTTTTCACGCGTGAATCTTCCGGTCTCATAAAGGACGTAAATGGTATAGATGCAGTTATGCTAAATCTTGGAAATATGTCAGCTGGGGTTGCACTATACATCAGCATAAGCCCTTTTATTCCTCAAGGAGGAATCATTTGGATTGCAGCAATTATAGGTTTGATCCTAACTCTACCTCAAGCTTACATTTACAGCTATCTTAGTGGTAAGATCGCTAGAACGGGTGGAGACTACGTTTGGATTTCCAGAACCTTTAACGGTTTTTTGGGAACTACAATGGCATTTGCTCTTATGATTGAATCTACGGCATACTTCGCTCTTATAGCCTTCTTTTTCTCTCAGGCAATAGGTTCAGTTCTAAGCACTATAGGAAGGATGGATGGAATAACTTCTCTGGTATCGATATCAAATACACTTAGCGCGCCTGTGTATTCTTACTTGTTAGGTGCAATGATATTTGGAATAGCGATAGGCTTCAACATACTGAAGGCAAAGTGGGGTTATGCTTTAGTGACAGTAAGTGGTTTGATAGCAATGGCAGCTACAATAATAGCAATGGTTGTTTTAGCTATGAATTTAGGAGACTTTCATACTGCAATATCTAAGTTCATCTCAGTTGAGGGAATTACTCCTCCTTCAAACTATGCATCCTCTGTGGCTCCGTTTAGCTTAGTTGCTACAATTGGAATTCTTCCCATCATTGCAATATTCACATATCCATGGATGCAGGCAACTCCTGCTGTCGCCGCCGAAGTGAAAAAGGTGAAGTTTGTAAAGTACGGAGTCTTCGTTCCTCTCTTAATAACTGGTGCTCTAGTGACTCTAGGCTTCTTCTTGATGTACCAAGCTGGAGGATACGCATTCACAAATTATGAGTTCATAAATAACGGATTCACCTATACCTTCTGGACCGTAGCTATAGGGCTCACAAACAATTTACCGCTTCAGCTTTTCATGGGAATAGGCTTGTTAATGTGGGAGTTCTCAATTCTAGCTTACGGTGTAGTTGTCTTCGCCAGATACATATTTGCAATGGCCTTCGATAGAGTGTTCCCAGAGATATTTACAAGGTTAAACAAAGGAGGATCTCCGGTTTATACTCATGCTTTTGATCTTGCTCTCACCCTGGGATTATTAGTGTTCCCCGTAGTTTCAATATCAGGCGCTACTTCGCTTTATGGTGCAATAGTAATTGGAATGGTATATTTTATGGTGGTAAGTATAGCTGCACTCCTATACGGTTCTAAGAATAAAGCCCCAGCTCTGATAGTTGCTTCCGTTATTGAAATTGCTTACTTCCTGTTCTTAACATATGAAGCAGTAACGAATCCAACATTTAGCTTCGTAAATTCCAATGGAACTCCAAATCCCATTACCTTAGCTTTCGTAATCCTTTCCTTCGTAATAGGAGCATTGATATTTCTTGCATCTAAGTTCTATAATAAGAAAAGAGGAGTCGATATAGACTTAGCATATAAGGAAATACCTCCAGAGTGA